ACTGCCCGAGCCCATGGCCATGGCCCTGGTGGGGGGCAGCCTGCCGGTGCCCTCCTTGGATCTGCTTCAAGCGCTGGCCCACGCCACCCTGAGCGAATCGAAGTACGCCCAGAGAGCCCTGGATTTCTTTGCCACCATGCCGGAATCCATGGTGAGCGGCGTGGTGGCCGAACCTCTGGATCCCCCGACACCGCTGCAGCTTGTGCTTTGCCACCGCAAGGAGCCGACGCTGCTGGAGACAGCGCTGCTGAATCCCAGCCTCACGCCGGACATCGTGGAAGCCTCGGTGCCCAGCCTGCCGGGCGGAAGCCTCGAGATCGTACTGAACAACCAGAAGCTATGGCTGCAGCGCCCCCGCATCCTCGACCTGCTGGAAGAGCATCCCGAGGGCGAGTACGTCATCAAGCGCCGCGTGAATGAATTCCGCTTCGACATCCTGCGCCTCATCCCCGAAGAGGTGAAGAAGGAGCGGCTGGAGATCATCGATGAGGTGGAGGCGGGCCGCCTGGACCGCGCCTGGTCCGAGCTGCCGCTGCCCAAGGAAAAGAGTAAAGAGGAAGCCGACGCCGAGAACGAAACGGAGGAGATGGCCGCCGAACGTCGCCTGCAGGAGATGAGGCCCCCCCTTGATGACGAAGGGAACGAAATCAACATGACACTCACCCAGCGGGTGATGCGCCTCAGCACCAACCAGAAGATCATGCTGGCCATCAAGGGCGGGAAGGAGGAGCGCACCCTGCTCATCCGCGAGGCCAACCGGCTCATCCAGGTGAACGTCATCCGCAACGGCCGCATCGGCGAAGGCGAGGTGGCCTACATCGCACAGATGCGCACGGTGAACGAGGAGGTTCTGCGCATCATTTCCAACAGCCGGGAATGGATGAAGAAGTATCCCATCACGAAGGCCCTTGTGATGAACCCCCGCACGCCGCTGCCCGTGGCTTTGACCCACTTCAAGCGACTTTATGAGGCCGATATGAAGCTGCTCATCAAGGACCGCAACGTGCCTGAGCTGCTGCGCAGAGAGGCCAAGCGATTGGTGGAAATGAAGTCCAAGGGCAAGGGTTAGCCGAAGGCGATGTCTGCACTGTTCTTCGCCACGATGCGCGGGCCGAAGCTGACGATGTTGGACAGGGTGGCGTTATGGTGGGCCCGGATCTGCGCCGCGGACGCGTGCTCCTTGTCGTGGGTGGTGTGGGCGTCCGCCGCCAGCAGCACCGGGTAGCCCAGCGCCGCCGCCCGCCGCACGGTCGTGTCCACGCAGAATTCGGAAGCGTAGCCGCAGATCACCAAATCCGTGACGCCCCATTGGGTGAGCAGGTCTTGAAGGCCCGTGCGGAGAAAGGAATCCGGGGTGCGCTTGCGGATGACTTCGTCTTCCGCATCCACCACCAGACGCTCCTCCAGCTGCCAGCTTTCGGTGCCGTGGACGAGCGAACCTTCCGGGCGCTCATGCTGCACGAAGACCACGGGCACTCGAGCGGCGCGGGCCTGGGCGCTGAGGAGGTTGATCCGGTCCACCACCGCATCCGCCTCGAAAGGTCTGGGAGCAGGGTCGAAGAGGCCGCGCTGGACATCGATGATGAGGAGGGCTTGGCTCATGGCTCAAGGATAGCCTGGCGGATGCGCCCGGCCGGTCCAGGCAACCCGGTCCTCCGTCGCGCCGAGGACTGCAGGCAAGGCGTGATCCCAGAGGGGTGAATGCCATCAACCTGGAAGGCTTGTTCCCGTAACATGTGCCTGCTCAATGGAGGTTTGCCATGTCCCGTTGGTACGTCCCTTGGCCCATCCACCTGTTCTGCGTCATGCTTCTGTCTCCCGCCTTGGCGGCCGGATCTTTGGCCATCGTGGATGTGACCGTGGTGCCCATGAAGGGGCAGGCCGTCTTGCCCCATCAGACCGTGCTGATCGAGGGAGAGCGCATTGCATCCCTGGGGCCAGTGGGCAGTTTGCGGGTTCCGGCGGATGCCCAGGTGGTGGATGGCCGGCATCGGTACCTTCTTCCTGGGCTGGTGGACGCCCATGTCCACCTCTGGGGGTATTCCCGGCAGGGCGCCGGAAGCCGTCGCGCTGAGCGCCAGATCCTGGCGTTGCTGTTGGCCCATGGGGTGACCACGGCGGTGGTCATGGAGGGCTCGCCGGATACCCTTGCGCTGCGAGAGGCGGTAAAACGGGGCGAGGTGCGCGGCCCCAGGCTGTTCACCGCCGGGCCTCTGTTGCAGATGGAACATTCGGGGGAACTGCCCGGAAGGCTCACGTTCACCACTCCCGAGGCGGTGACAGCCGAAGTGACGCGGGAGAAGGCCGCTGGATTCGATTTCGTGAAAGTGCATGGCGCCCTTCCGCCCGAAAGCTACGAGGCGCTGCTGCGCACGGCCAAATCCCTGGGGCTTCCCGTCATCGGACACATTCCCGACAACCTCGGGCTGGACCCAGTGCTGGCCGGGGGCCAGCGGCAGATCACCCATGTGGAGTCCTTTCTCCAGGGCTACTTCGAGTTCAACCGGTCCCTTCCCACGGATCCTGCCGAGGCAGATCGCATGATGCGCGAGGTGGCCCGCCGCACGCGGGAGGCCGGAACCTTCGTGGCGCCCACGCTTTCTGTGTTCCGTCAGATCATCACCCAGATCGCCGAATTGGATCGTCTTCTGACCCGGCCGGCGATGGCCTACCTCCCCCCTGAATCCTCGGCGGATTGGCAGCCCGGTGTGAACCCGTACGTGCGGAACTGGACCTTGAAGGACATCCCGCAACTGGCCCGTCAGTTCGCTTTCATGCAGCGCCTGACCCGGGCCCTGTCCGAGGCTCGGGTTCCCCTGCTCATGGGAACTGACAACATGGTGCCTTGCCAGTTGCCCGGCTACGCGCTGGAGGATGAATTCGCGGAGCTGCATGCGGCAGGGTTGAGTCCGTACCAAATCCTGCTAAGCGCCACCCTGGAGCCCGCACGCTTCCTCGGCCAGGAAAAGGATCTCGGCACCGTGGAAGCCGGGAAGGTGGCCGATCTGCTCCTGGTGAACGCGGATCCGCTCGAGAACGCCCAGCACGCCTTTTGCCGGGCTGGCCTCGTGCGCCAGGGGCAGTGGATCCCCGAGGCAGACCTGCAAGCCGCCGTGGCCCGGGGAGCCACCGCCTGGGCTCCGGCGGCGCCTCCGAGACGGAGTGGCCTGCAGGGTCAACCTTGAAGCAGTGGCATCGGCAGGCTTTCTCTGCCTCCCCGCGATCTCAATCCTCGTCTTTGATGTCAAGGAAACGGCCCGCGGAAGCGGGCCGTTTGCAGTGGAGCGGGCGATGGGGATTGAACCCACGACATCAAGCTTGGGAAGCTTGCGTTCTACCACTGAACTACGCCCGCGGCAGGGGTTCATCCTAGCGCAACTGGAGGCCGGGGCCAACCCGCAGCGCCACTCTTTATCTACCGTTGCAGGGAATCCGATAAAGGAAGGGCTGCCTTGGCGGCGGGACGGGCAGGGCGGTTCCGCCGGGATGAAGGCGGCGCCACGCCCCGAGGGAGTGCGCCAATGCCCACCCAACCCCGTTTGATTCCCACGCCCCAGGCTGGGGGCCTGGATGCCCCCCACATCCTCGAGGCCTTCGCCCATCGGATGATGTACTCGATCGCCAAGGACCAGCACACCGCCAGCGATTTCGACGTGTACCAGGCCCTGGCCTTCGCGGTGCGCGACCGGGTGATGGAGCGCTGGTTCAGGACCCAGAGCACCTACTACCACCGGGACGCGAAGCGGGTCTACTACCTGTCCCTGGAATTCCTCATGGGACGGGCCCTCACCAACAATGTGATCAACCTCGGCGCCGGGGATGCCTACACCGAGGCCATGGGGCAGCTGGGCTTCCGGCTGGAGGACATCGCCGAACAGGAATGGGATGCGGGCCTGGGCAACGGT
This sequence is a window from Geothrix sp. PMB-07. Protein-coding genes within it:
- a CDS encoding cysteine hydrolase family protein, with translation MSQALLIIDVQRGLFDPAPRPFEADAVVDRINLLSAQARAARVPVVFVQHERPEGSLVHGTESWQLEERLVVDAEDEVIRKRTPDSFLRTGLQDLLTQWGVTDLVICGYASEFCVDTTVRRAAALGYPVLLAADAHTTHDKEHASAAQIRAHHNATLSNIVSFGPRIVAKNSADIAFG
- a CDS encoding amidohydrolase family protein, which encodes MSRWYVPWPIHLFCVMLLSPALAAGSLAIVDVTVVPMKGQAVLPHQTVLIEGERIASLGPVGSLRVPADAQVVDGRHRYLLPGLVDAHVHLWGYSRQGAGSRRAERQILALLLAHGVTTAVVMEGSPDTLALREAVKRGEVRGPRLFTAGPLLQMEHSGELPGRLTFTTPEAVTAEVTREKAAGFDFVKVHGALPPESYEALLRTAKSLGLPVIGHIPDNLGLDPVLAGGQRQITHVESFLQGYFEFNRSLPTDPAEADRMMREVARRTREAGTFVAPTLSVFRQIITQIAELDRLLTRPAMAYLPPESSADWQPGVNPYVRNWTLKDIPQLARQFAFMQRLTRALSEARVPLLMGTDNMVPCQLPGYALEDEFAELHAAGLSPYQILLSATLEPARFLGQEKDLGTVEAGKVADLLLVNADPLENAQHAFCRAGLVRQGQWIPEADLQAAVARGATAWAPAAPPRRSGLQGQP